Proteins from one Dehalococcoidia bacterium genomic window:
- a CDS encoding biotin--[acetyl-CoA-carboxylase] ligase, with product MSGEIDVERVQASLSERWRLVYRREVDSTMTVARALANAGAPAGTVVLAEEQTAGRGRMGRSWVSVGGVNLYFTAILRPSLTVLRQLAMVVPLAVAEGVEAVCPVRTEIKWPNDVQMDGLKLSGVLIDAELRGDEPALALVGVGINVNFAAGSVPELRGIATSLSERLGQPLERGEVLRAVLMRLATLLDESERGGAVRDRWRARLNTLGRRITVRAGETIETGLAVDVTDDGGLVLERDDGSRAVLAAGEVTLHT from the coding sequence ATGAGCGGCGAGATCGACGTCGAGCGGGTGCAGGCGTCGCTGAGCGAACGCTGGCGTCTCGTTTACCGGCGCGAGGTCGATTCGACAATGACCGTCGCTCGTGCCCTGGCCAATGCGGGTGCGCCGGCCGGCACCGTCGTGCTTGCCGAGGAACAAACTGCGGGGCGCGGCCGTATGGGCCGCTCGTGGGTTTCTGTTGGCGGCGTCAACCTCTACTTCACGGCTATCCTACGCCCGTCGCTCACCGTGCTTCGGCAACTCGCGATGGTTGTGCCGCTGGCAGTGGCGGAGGGCGTCGAAGCGGTCTGCCCCGTGCGAACCGAGATCAAGTGGCCGAACGACGTGCAGATGGACGGTTTGAAGCTGAGCGGCGTGCTGATCGACGCCGAATTGCGCGGCGACGAGCCGGCGCTGGCGCTGGTCGGCGTCGGCATCAACGTCAACTTCGCGGCGGGGTCGGTGCCCGAACTGCGCGGCATCGCCACCAGCCTTAGCGAACGTCTGGGGCAGCCACTTGAGCGCGGCGAAGTGCTCCGCGCCGTGCTGATGCGCCTCGCGACGCTGCTGGATGAGAGCGAGCGTGGCGGCGCAGTGCGGGATCGCTGGCGAGCCCGACTGAACACCCTGGGACGGCGAATCACCGTGCGGGCGGGCGAGACGATCGAGACGGGCCTTGCTGTCGACGTCACGGACGACGGAGGGCTCGTGCTCGAGCGAGACGACGGCTCGCGTGCGGTCCTCGCGGCCGGGGAAGTCACGTTGCACACGTGA